Proteins encoded together in one Oryzias latipes chromosome 11, ASM223467v1 window:
- the LOC101165986 gene encoding bromodomain-containing protein 2 isoform X2 → MMDQSAAGKRIRKPSLLYEDFESPGMPAISQMAPSGPPQPPVRDPSRHGRMTNQLQFLQKVVLKSLWRHHFAWPFHEPVDAAKLNLPDYHKIIKTPMDMGTIRKRLENNYYRSASECMQDFNAMFTNCYIYNKPTDDIVLMAQSLEKAFLQKVAQMPQEEIELPPPVPRSKQSKSLKKGRNNSISGGVTTAHQVPAVSQSVYSPPTPETPDSILSTPPQTILTKCSSITLQPEQTIPAITGPPPTQPTAKKKGVKRKADTTTPTTMAMPIMSTLGVTGIGLGMVGGHDSPLTLTSLGMDHSSSLGMNQAISISQGMGMGMGGGTMMLGAKATSGSRRGVSGRPIKPPKKDLPDSILPTPVRRSKLSPQLRYCSGVLKELLSKKHAAYAWPFYKPVDAVSLGLHDYHEIIKFPMDLSTIKRKMDGREYREAQQFSADVRLMFSNCYKYNPPDHDVVAMARKLQDVFEFCFAKMPDEAPAPPSSTSSSSSSSSSSESELSSDGEESESSPSSDSEEERANRLAELQEQLKAVHEQLTALSQGPIVKPKKKKEKKDKKKKKRVEKERHRRIEDDLTPIRPPKAPKMTKTSKTKRMDCPVIPMKKTQSKKNSKSKSKKAAITFNMPHHDPLVGHFDSDEEEDTAPMSYDEKRQLSLDINKLPGEKLGRVVYIIQSREPSLRDTNPEEIEIDFETLKPSTLRELERYVMTCLRKKPRKPYVSTKNSAGKSREELALEKQMELERRLMDVSGQLNSGKKPAKNKPDKPASDVHTQPSRLSASSSSSDSSSSSSSSSSSDTSESDSG, encoded by the exons ATGATGGATCAGAGTGCAGCAGGAAAGCGCATTCGTAAACCCTCGCTGCTCTACGAGGATTTTGAAAGTCCTGGGATGCCCGCCATCAGTCAGATGGCCCCCTCAGGACCCCCACAGCCTCCAGTGAGGGACCCTAGCAGGCATGGAAGGATGACCAACCAGCTTCAGTTTCTACAGAAAGTGGTGCTTAAGTCTTTGTGGAGGCACCACTTTGCCTGGCCTTTTCATGAACCTGTAGACGCCGCCAAGCTCAACCTACCT GACTATCACAAAATTATCAAAACTCCCATGGACATGGGCACCATAAGGAAAAGATTAGAAAACAACTACTACCGCAGTGCCAGTGAGTGCATGCAGGACTTTAACGCCATGTTTACCAACTGTTATATTTATAACAAG CCAACAGATGACATTGTCCTGATGGCTCAGTCTCTGGAAAAGGCATTTTTGCAGAAAGTGGCTCAGATGCCTCAGGAGGAGATAGAACTGCCCCCACCTGTTCCACGGAGCAAGCAATCTAAAAGTCTTAAAAAGGGAAGGAACAATTCAA tcTCAGGAGGAGTGACAACAGCCCATCAGGTCCCAGCCGTGTCCCAGTCGGTGTACTCTCCTCCCACTCCAGAAACACCAGACTCCATCCTTTCCACACCCCCACAGACAATTCTGACCAAGTGCAGCAGCATCACCCTTCAACCGGAGCAGACTATCCCTGCCATCACAGGCCCACCTCCTACACAGCCTACAGCTAAG AAGAAGGGCGTGAAGCGGAAAGCAGACACCACAACCCCAACCACTATGGCAATGCCAATTATGAGCACTCTGGGGGTCACTGGCATCGGCCTGGGGATGGTTGGGGGTCATGACTCCCCGCTCACCCTCACCTCCCTGGGAATGGACCACAGCTCCAGTCTTGGAATGAATCAGGCCATCAGCATTAGCCAGGGGATGGGGATGGGCATGGGCGGCGGAACAATGATGCTCGGCGCCAAAGCAACATCTGGGAGTCGGAGAGGAGTGAGCGGACGGCCCATCAAACCTCCAAAAAAAGACCTGCCCGATTCGATTCTGCCCACTCCTGTGCGGCGCAGCAAGCTGAGTCCGCAGCTGCGCTACTGCAGCGGCGTTCTGAAGGAGCTGCTGTCCAAGAAGCACGCTGCGTACGCCTGGCCGTTTTACAAGCCCGTGGATGCCGTGTCACTTGGTCTTCACGACTACCACGAAATCATAAAGTTTCCCATGGACCTCAGTACCATCAAG aGGAAAATGGACGGCAGAGAGTACAGAGAAGCCCAGCAGTTCTCTGCAGATGTGAGGCTGATGTTTTCAAACTGTTACAAATACAACCCCCCCGATCATGATGTTGTGGCCATGGCCAGAAAACTCCAG gACGTGTTTGAATTCTGCTTTGCTAAAATGCCAGATGAGGCCCCAGCACCACCGAGCTCCACgtcttcttcctcctcgtcttcctcgTCCTCTGAGAGTGAGCTCAGCAGTGACGGTGAGGAGAGTGAGAGCAGCCCGAGCTCTGACTCTGAAGAGGAGAGGGCAAACCGActggcagagctgcaggaacag CTGAAAGCCGTTCATGAGCAGCTTACTGCTCTCTCTCAGGGTCCCATTGTTAAAcccaagaaaaagaaagagaaaaaagacaagaaaaagaagaaaagagtgGAAAAGGAAAGACATCGGAGAATAGAAGACGATCTGACTCCCATCAGACCACCCAAAGCCCCCAAAATGACAAAGACGTCAAAGACTAAGAGGATGGATTGTCCTGTCATACCGATGAAGAAGACTCAGAgcaagaaaaacagcaaaagcaa ATCCAAAAAGGCAGCAATCACCTTCAATATGCCCCATCATGATCCTTTGGTGGGTCATTTCGACTCTGACGAAGAGGAAGACACGGCGCCCATGTCGTATGATGAGAAACGCCAGCTCAGCCTGGACATCAACAAGCTGCCTGGAGAGAAGCTGGGCCGTGTGGTTTACATCATTCAGTCGCGTGAGCCATCGCTGCGGGACACCAACCCGGAGGAGATCGAGATCGATTTTGAGACTCTGAAGCCGTCGACTCTGCGGGAGCTGGAGAGATACGTCATGACGTGTCTGAGGAAGAAACCCAGGAAGCCGTACG TGAGTACAAAGAACAGTGCTGGAAAATCCCGGGAAGAGCTggctctggaaaagcagatgGAGCTGGAGAGGAGGCTGATGGATGTCAGCGGTCAGCTGAACTCTGGAAAGAAGCCTGCGAAAAACAAAC CTGATAAACCGGCTTCAGACGTTCACACCCAGCCGTCACGCCTAAGTGCTAGCAGCTCATCCTCAGACTCCTCATCATCGTCgtcttcatcctcatcctcagacACAAGCGAGTCAGACTCTGGCTGA
- the LOC101165986 gene encoding bromodomain-containing protein 2 isoform X1 yields the protein MGYKRTGVVAQSPFQRSSVLCVVLAGAEKTGDRRRILVLTDKTESGFILMDMAVNPPFDSSHTGYEIGHTGVMMDQSAAGKRIRKPSLLYEDFESPGMPAISQMAPSGPPQPPVRDPSRHGRMTNQLQFLQKVVLKSLWRHHFAWPFHEPVDAAKLNLPDYHKIIKTPMDMGTIRKRLENNYYRSASECMQDFNAMFTNCYIYNKPTDDIVLMAQSLEKAFLQKVAQMPQEEIELPPPVPRSKQSKSLKKGRNNSISGGVTTAHQVPAVSQSVYSPPTPETPDSILSTPPQTILTKCSSITLQPEQTIPAITGPPPTQPTAKKKGVKRKADTTTPTTMAMPIMSTLGVTGIGLGMVGGHDSPLTLTSLGMDHSSSLGMNQAISISQGMGMGMGGGTMMLGAKATSGSRRGVSGRPIKPPKKDLPDSILPTPVRRSKLSPQLRYCSGVLKELLSKKHAAYAWPFYKPVDAVSLGLHDYHEIIKFPMDLSTIKRKMDGREYREAQQFSADVRLMFSNCYKYNPPDHDVVAMARKLQDVFEFCFAKMPDEAPAPPSSTSSSSSSSSSSESELSSDGEESESSPSSDSEEERANRLAELQEQLKAVHEQLTALSQGPIVKPKKKKEKKDKKKKKRVEKERHRRIEDDLTPIRPPKAPKMTKTSKTKRMDCPVIPMKKTQSKKNSKSKSKKAAITFNMPHHDPLVGHFDSDEEEDTAPMSYDEKRQLSLDINKLPGEKLGRVVYIIQSREPSLRDTNPEEIEIDFETLKPSTLRELERYVMTCLRKKPRKPYVSTKNSAGKSREELALEKQMELERRLMDVSGQLNSGKKPAKNKPDKPASDVHTQPSRLSASSSSSDSSSSSSSSSSSDTSESDSG from the exons CTCTCACACTGGGTATGAGATTGGACATACAGGAGTCATGATGGATCAGAGTGCAGCAGGAAAGCGCATTCGTAAACCCTCGCTGCTCTACGAGGATTTTGAAAGTCCTGGGATGCCCGCCATCAGTCAGATGGCCCCCTCAGGACCCCCACAGCCTCCAGTGAGGGACCCTAGCAGGCATGGAAGGATGACCAACCAGCTTCAGTTTCTACAGAAAGTGGTGCTTAAGTCTTTGTGGAGGCACCACTTTGCCTGGCCTTTTCATGAACCTGTAGACGCCGCCAAGCTCAACCTACCT GACTATCACAAAATTATCAAAACTCCCATGGACATGGGCACCATAAGGAAAAGATTAGAAAACAACTACTACCGCAGTGCCAGTGAGTGCATGCAGGACTTTAACGCCATGTTTACCAACTGTTATATTTATAACAAG CCAACAGATGACATTGTCCTGATGGCTCAGTCTCTGGAAAAGGCATTTTTGCAGAAAGTGGCTCAGATGCCTCAGGAGGAGATAGAACTGCCCCCACCTGTTCCACGGAGCAAGCAATCTAAAAGTCTTAAAAAGGGAAGGAACAATTCAA tcTCAGGAGGAGTGACAACAGCCCATCAGGTCCCAGCCGTGTCCCAGTCGGTGTACTCTCCTCCCACTCCAGAAACACCAGACTCCATCCTTTCCACACCCCCACAGACAATTCTGACCAAGTGCAGCAGCATCACCCTTCAACCGGAGCAGACTATCCCTGCCATCACAGGCCCACCTCCTACACAGCCTACAGCTAAG AAGAAGGGCGTGAAGCGGAAAGCAGACACCACAACCCCAACCACTATGGCAATGCCAATTATGAGCACTCTGGGGGTCACTGGCATCGGCCTGGGGATGGTTGGGGGTCATGACTCCCCGCTCACCCTCACCTCCCTGGGAATGGACCACAGCTCCAGTCTTGGAATGAATCAGGCCATCAGCATTAGCCAGGGGATGGGGATGGGCATGGGCGGCGGAACAATGATGCTCGGCGCCAAAGCAACATCTGGGAGTCGGAGAGGAGTGAGCGGACGGCCCATCAAACCTCCAAAAAAAGACCTGCCCGATTCGATTCTGCCCACTCCTGTGCGGCGCAGCAAGCTGAGTCCGCAGCTGCGCTACTGCAGCGGCGTTCTGAAGGAGCTGCTGTCCAAGAAGCACGCTGCGTACGCCTGGCCGTTTTACAAGCCCGTGGATGCCGTGTCACTTGGTCTTCACGACTACCACGAAATCATAAAGTTTCCCATGGACCTCAGTACCATCAAG aGGAAAATGGACGGCAGAGAGTACAGAGAAGCCCAGCAGTTCTCTGCAGATGTGAGGCTGATGTTTTCAAACTGTTACAAATACAACCCCCCCGATCATGATGTTGTGGCCATGGCCAGAAAACTCCAG gACGTGTTTGAATTCTGCTTTGCTAAAATGCCAGATGAGGCCCCAGCACCACCGAGCTCCACgtcttcttcctcctcgtcttcctcgTCCTCTGAGAGTGAGCTCAGCAGTGACGGTGAGGAGAGTGAGAGCAGCCCGAGCTCTGACTCTGAAGAGGAGAGGGCAAACCGActggcagagctgcaggaacag CTGAAAGCCGTTCATGAGCAGCTTACTGCTCTCTCTCAGGGTCCCATTGTTAAAcccaagaaaaagaaagagaaaaaagacaagaaaaagaagaaaagagtgGAAAAGGAAAGACATCGGAGAATAGAAGACGATCTGACTCCCATCAGACCACCCAAAGCCCCCAAAATGACAAAGACGTCAAAGACTAAGAGGATGGATTGTCCTGTCATACCGATGAAGAAGACTCAGAgcaagaaaaacagcaaaagcaa ATCCAAAAAGGCAGCAATCACCTTCAATATGCCCCATCATGATCCTTTGGTGGGTCATTTCGACTCTGACGAAGAGGAAGACACGGCGCCCATGTCGTATGATGAGAAACGCCAGCTCAGCCTGGACATCAACAAGCTGCCTGGAGAGAAGCTGGGCCGTGTGGTTTACATCATTCAGTCGCGTGAGCCATCGCTGCGGGACACCAACCCGGAGGAGATCGAGATCGATTTTGAGACTCTGAAGCCGTCGACTCTGCGGGAGCTGGAGAGATACGTCATGACGTGTCTGAGGAAGAAACCCAGGAAGCCGTACG TGAGTACAAAGAACAGTGCTGGAAAATCCCGGGAAGAGCTggctctggaaaagcagatgGAGCTGGAGAGGAGGCTGATGGATGTCAGCGGTCAGCTGAACTCTGGAAAGAAGCCTGCGAAAAACAAAC CTGATAAACCGGCTTCAGACGTTCACACCCAGCCGTCACGCCTAAGTGCTAGCAGCTCATCCTCAGACTCCTCATCATCGTCgtcttcatcctcatcctcagacACAAGCGAGTCAGACTCTGGCTGA